Proteins from a genomic interval of Rosa chinensis cultivar Old Blush chromosome 2, RchiOBHm-V2, whole genome shotgun sequence:
- the LOC112187330 gene encoding homeobox-leucine zipper protein ATHB-6 isoform X1 yields the protein MKRLGSSDSMGALISICPTTTADEHSPRNNHVYSRDFQSMLDGLDEEGCVEEAGHVAEKKRRLSVEQVKALEKNFEVENKLEPERKVKLAQELGLQPRQVAVWFQNRRARWKTKQLERDYGVLKANYDSLKISYDSLQHDNQALHKEIKELKAKVQEENTESNHSVKEEQMVLAKESSYKVVMEQSKPQSPDTSGPVSESKELNFESFNNTNSNGAVGVEVSLFPDFKDGSSDSDSSAILNEDHNSPNGTINHHHQLMSASNSLKFNCSASSSSPSSSSMNCFQFQKSSYQPQFVKIEEHNFFSSEEACNFFSDEQAPSLQWYCPDQWN from the exons ATGAAGAGGCTTGGCAGCTCAGATTCTATGGGTGCTTTGATTTCCATCTGCCCAACAACAACAG CAGATGAACACAGTCCAAGAAACAACCATGTTTACAGCAGAGACTTCCAGTCCATGCTGGACGGCCTAGACGAAGAAGGGTGCGTGGAAGAGGCCGGCCATGTCGCCGAGAAGAAGCGCCGGCTAAGCGTTGAGCAAGTGAAGGCCTTGGAGAAGAATTTCGAGGTGGAGAACAAGCTTGAGCCAGAGAGAAAAGTGAAGCTTGCCCAAGAGCTTGGTCTTCAACCAAGACAAGTTGCGGTGTGGTTCCAAAACCGCCGAGCTCGTTGGAAAACTAAGCAATTGGAACGCGACTACGGCGTTCTCAAGGCCAACTATGACTCTCTCAAGATCAGCTATGATTCTCTCCAACATGACAATCAAGCTCTTCACAAAGAG ATAAAGGAATTGAAAGCGAAGGTCCAAGAAGAGAACACAGAGAGCAATCACTCAGTGAAGGAGGAGCAAATGGTTCTGGCAAAAGAGTCCAGTTACAAAGTGGTAATGGAGCAGAGCAAGCCACAATCTCCTGATACGTCAGGTCCAGTTTCAGAGTCCAAAGAGCTAAACTTTGAGAGCTTCAACAATACCAACTCCAATGGAGCAGTGGGAGTAGAAGTGTCATTGTTCCCTGACTTCAAAGACGGCTCATCGGACAGTGACTCAAGCGCAATCCTAAACGAGGATCATAACAGTCCCAACGGGACTAtaaaccaccaccaccagctcATGTCAGCCTCCAATTCACTCAAATTCAACTGCTCTGCCTCATCGTCCTCGCCTTCCTCGTCGTCAATGAATTGCTTCCAGTTCCAGAAGAGTAGTTATCAGCCTCAGTTTGTGAAGATAGAGGAGCACAATTTCTTTAGTAGTGAGGAGGCTTGTAACTTCTTTTCAGATGAGCAAGCTCCCTCACTTCAGTGGTACTGCCCTGATCAATGGAACTAA
- the LOC112187330 gene encoding homeobox-leucine zipper protein ATHB-6 isoform X2: MKRLGSSDSMGALISICPTTTDEHSPRNNHVYSRDFQSMLDGLDEEGCVEEAGHVAEKKRRLSVEQVKALEKNFEVENKLEPERKVKLAQELGLQPRQVAVWFQNRRARWKTKQLERDYGVLKANYDSLKISYDSLQHDNQALHKEIKELKAKVQEENTESNHSVKEEQMVLAKESSYKVVMEQSKPQSPDTSGPVSESKELNFESFNNTNSNGAVGVEVSLFPDFKDGSSDSDSSAILNEDHNSPNGTINHHHQLMSASNSLKFNCSASSSSPSSSSMNCFQFQKSSYQPQFVKIEEHNFFSSEEACNFFSDEQAPSLQWYCPDQWN; the protein is encoded by the exons ATGAAGAGGCTTGGCAGCTCAGATTCTATGGGTGCTTTGATTTCCATCTGCCCAACAACAACAG ATGAACACAGTCCAAGAAACAACCATGTTTACAGCAGAGACTTCCAGTCCATGCTGGACGGCCTAGACGAAGAAGGGTGCGTGGAAGAGGCCGGCCATGTCGCCGAGAAGAAGCGCCGGCTAAGCGTTGAGCAAGTGAAGGCCTTGGAGAAGAATTTCGAGGTGGAGAACAAGCTTGAGCCAGAGAGAAAAGTGAAGCTTGCCCAAGAGCTTGGTCTTCAACCAAGACAAGTTGCGGTGTGGTTCCAAAACCGCCGAGCTCGTTGGAAAACTAAGCAATTGGAACGCGACTACGGCGTTCTCAAGGCCAACTATGACTCTCTCAAGATCAGCTATGATTCTCTCCAACATGACAATCAAGCTCTTCACAAAGAG ATAAAGGAATTGAAAGCGAAGGTCCAAGAAGAGAACACAGAGAGCAATCACTCAGTGAAGGAGGAGCAAATGGTTCTGGCAAAAGAGTCCAGTTACAAAGTGGTAATGGAGCAGAGCAAGCCACAATCTCCTGATACGTCAGGTCCAGTTTCAGAGTCCAAAGAGCTAAACTTTGAGAGCTTCAACAATACCAACTCCAATGGAGCAGTGGGAGTAGAAGTGTCATTGTTCCCTGACTTCAAAGACGGCTCATCGGACAGTGACTCAAGCGCAATCCTAAACGAGGATCATAACAGTCCCAACGGGACTAtaaaccaccaccaccagctcATGTCAGCCTCCAATTCACTCAAATTCAACTGCTCTGCCTCATCGTCCTCGCCTTCCTCGTCGTCAATGAATTGCTTCCAGTTCCAGAAGAGTAGTTATCAGCCTCAGTTTGTGAAGATAGAGGAGCACAATTTCTTTAGTAGTGAGGAGGCTTGTAACTTCTTTTCAGATGAGCAAGCTCCCTCACTTCAGTGGTACTGCCCTGATCAATGGAACTAA